In Anabaena sphaerica FACHB-251, a genomic segment contains:
- the gltX gene encoding glutamate--tRNA ligase — translation MSVRVRIAPSPTGNLHIGTARTAVFNYLFARHHDGKFILRIEDTDLERSRPEYTDNILSGLRWLGLNWDEGPFFQSQRLHLYREAVQKLLDQGLAYRCYTTSEELDALREGQKARNEAPRYDNRHRHLTPEQCAAFEAEGRSSVIRFKIDDGREIVWNDLVRGQMSWRGSDLGGDMVIARASEEGIGQPLYNFVVVVDDIDMQITHVIRGEDHIANTAKQILLYEALGAKAPEFAHTPLILNQEGRKLSKRDGVTSISDFQKMGFTAEGLVNYMTLLGWSAPDSTQEIFTLDSAAKEFTFERVNKAGAKFDWDKLDWINSQYIHNMPVVQLTDLLIPFWEEAGYQFTDARERPWLEQLVSLIAASLTRLVDAVPMSKMFFTEAVEFSEEGSTQLQQEGVKATLQAILTALENQPELSADTAQNIIKQVVKEQGVKKGLVMRSLRAALTGDVHGPDLIQSWLLLNQIGLDKSRLNQAISAAN, via the coding sequence GTGTCTGTAAGAGTTCGTATTGCTCCTAGTCCTACTGGGAATTTACATATTGGTACAGCGAGAACTGCTGTATTCAATTATTTATTTGCCCGTCACCATGATGGGAAGTTTATTCTACGCATTGAAGATACAGATTTAGAGCGATCGCGCCCTGAATACACCGATAATATTCTGAGTGGACTACGCTGGTTAGGATTGAACTGGGATGAAGGGCCATTTTTCCAATCTCAACGTTTGCACCTCTACAGGGAAGCAGTACAAAAATTGTTAGATCAAGGATTAGCTTATCGCTGCTACACCACATCGGAAGAATTAGACGCGCTACGGGAAGGACAAAAAGCCAGAAACGAAGCACCCCGGTACGATAACCGTCACCGTCACCTGACCCCAGAACAATGCGCCGCTTTTGAAGCTGAAGGACGCTCCTCTGTGATTCGCTTCAAAATTGACGATGGACGAGAAATTGTTTGGAATGACTTGGTGCGGGGTCAAATGTCATGGCGTGGTAGTGACCTTGGTGGTGATATGGTAATTGCCCGCGCTTCAGAAGAAGGTATTGGTCAACCACTGTATAACTTTGTCGTCGTTGTGGATGACATTGATATGCAAATTACTCATGTCATTCGTGGAGAAGACCATATCGCCAACACAGCTAAACAAATTCTTTTGTATGAAGCTTTGGGTGCAAAAGCTCCCGAATTTGCCCATACACCCCTGATTTTGAATCAAGAAGGGCGCAAACTTTCTAAACGGGATGGAGTAACTTCTATTTCTGACTTTCAGAAAATGGGTTTTACTGCGGAAGGTTTAGTCAATTATATGACCTTGTTAGGTTGGTCTGCCCCAGATTCTACGCAGGAAATATTTACCTTAGACTCAGCAGCAAAGGAGTTTACCTTTGAGCGGGTAAATAAAGCTGGTGCTAAATTTGACTGGGATAAACTGGATTGGATTAATAGCCAATATATCCATAATATGCCTGTTGTTCAGCTGACAGATTTACTCATACCTTTTTGGGAGGAAGCGGGGTATCAATTTACTGATGCTAGAGAGCGTCCTTGGTTAGAACAGTTGGTGAGTTTAATTGCTGCTAGTCTGACTCGGTTGGTGGATGCTGTCCCCATGAGCAAAATGTTTTTTACTGAAGCGGTAGAGTTCAGTGAAGAAGGTTCAACTCAACTTCAGCAAGAAGGTGTGAAAGCGACGCTGCAAGCTATTCTTACAGCTTTAGAAAATCAGCCGGAACTTTCAGCAGATACCGCTCAAAACATCATTAAACAAGTGGTGAAAGAGCAAGGTGTGAAGAAAGGGTTAGTCATGCGATCGCTCAGAGCGGCTTTAACTGGGGATGTGCATGGGCCTGACCTAATCCAATCATGGTTGTTATTAAATCAAATTGGTTTAGATAAATCTCGGTTAAATCAAGCAATTTCAGCCGCTAATTAG
- the ftsH2 gene encoding ATP-dependent zinc metalloprotease FtsH2: MKFSWRVVALWSVLALVIGFFFWQGAFAGAPADASKNAANTRMNYGRFLEYLDADRVTNVDLYDGGRTAIIEANDQDIENRVQRWRVDLPTNAPELINKLKEHNVSFDAHPIRNDGAIWGLLGNLIFPVLLITGLFFLFRRSNNLPGGPGQAMNFGKSRARFQMEAKTGVKFDDVAGIEEAKEELQEVVTFLKQPERFTAVGAKIPKGVLLIGPPGTGKTLLAKAIAGEAGVPFFSISGSEFVEMFVGVGASRVRDLFKKAKDNAPCIIFIDEIDAVGRQRGAGIGGGNDEREQTLNQLLTEMDGFEGNTGIIIIAATNRPDVLDSALLRPGRFDRQVTVDAPDIKGRLEVLQVHARNKKLDPGVSLDAIARRTPGFTGADLANLLNEAAILTARRRKDAITLLEIDDAVDRVVAGMEGTPLVDSKSKRLIAYHEIGHALVGTLLKDHDPVQKVTLIPRGQAQGLTWFTPNEEQGLISRSQLKARITGALGGRAAEEVIFGAAEVTTGAGGDLQQLSGMARQMVTRFGMSDLGPLSLESQQGEVFLGRDWTTRSEYSDSIAARIDAQVRAIAEECYDNAKKIIREHRGVTDRLVDLLIEKETIDGEEFRQIVAEYTVVPDKSQFVPQL; encoded by the coding sequence ATGAAATTTTCTTGGAGAGTCGTAGCACTCTGGTCAGTGCTGGCTTTGGTAATTGGCTTTTTCTTCTGGCAAGGCGCTTTTGCAGGCGCTCCTGCGGACGCAAGTAAGAATGCAGCTAATACCCGCATGAACTACGGACGTTTTCTGGAATACTTGGACGCTGATCGCGTTACCAATGTAGACCTGTATGATGGGGGCAGAACTGCAATTATCGAAGCTAATGACCAAGATATTGAAAACCGCGTGCAACGCTGGCGGGTAGATTTACCTACTAATGCTCCTGAGTTAATCAACAAACTCAAAGAACATAACGTCAGTTTTGATGCTCATCCCATCCGCAATGATGGCGCTATCTGGGGTTTGTTGGGTAATCTGATCTTCCCAGTGTTGTTGATTACTGGTCTATTTTTCTTGTTTCGTCGTTCTAATAATCTTCCCGGTGGTCCTGGCCAAGCGATGAATTTTGGCAAGTCCCGCGCTCGGTTCCAAATGGAAGCGAAAACCGGAGTAAAATTTGATGATGTGGCGGGAATTGAAGAAGCTAAGGAAGAATTACAGGAAGTTGTTACTTTCCTCAAACAGCCAGAAAGATTTACTGCGGTAGGTGCAAAAATTCCTAAAGGTGTATTGTTAATTGGACCTCCTGGTACTGGTAAAACTCTACTAGCAAAAGCGATCGCTGGTGAAGCTGGTGTTCCTTTCTTCTCAATTTCTGGTTCAGAATTTGTAGAAATGTTCGTTGGTGTGGGTGCTTCCCGTGTCCGCGACTTGTTCAAAAAAGCCAAAGATAACGCTCCTTGTATCATCTTTATTGATGAAATTGACGCTGTAGGTCGTCAACGGGGTGCAGGTATCGGTGGTGGTAATGATGAGAGAGAACAAACTCTCAACCAACTGCTGACCGAAATGGATGGTTTTGAAGGTAATACTGGCATCATCATTATTGCTGCTACCAACCGTCCTGATGTTTTAGACTCCGCACTGTTGCGTCCTGGTCGTTTTGACAGACAGGTGACAGTTGACGCACCTGATATTAAAGGACGCTTGGAAGTTTTACAAGTTCATGCTCGCAATAAGAAATTAGATCCCGGTGTTTCCTTAGATGCGATCGCCCGTCGTACACCTGGTTTTACAGGTGCAGATTTAGCTAACCTCCTCAACGAAGCAGCTATTCTCACCGCTAGAAGACGCAAAGACGCAATTACCCTGTTAGAAATTGATGATGCAGTAGACAGAGTAGTTGCGGGGATGGAAGGTACTCCTTTGGTAGATAGCAAGAGCAAACGCTTAATTGCTTACCATGAAATCGGACACGCTTTGGTCGGTACTTTATTAAAAGACCACGACCCAGTACAAAAAGTTACTCTCATTCCCAGAGGACAAGCACAGGGTTTAACTTGGTTTACTCCCAACGAAGAACAAGGTTTAATTTCTCGTTCTCAACTCAAGGCCAGAATTACTGGTGCTTTGGGTGGTCGTGCTGCTGAAGAAGTGATTTTCGGTGCTGCGGAAGTGACAACTGGTGCGGGTGGAGATTTGCAACAGTTATCAGGAATGGCACGACAAATGGTAACACGGTTTGGGATGTCGGATTTAGGTCCTTTGTCACTGGAAAGCCAACAGGGTGAAGTATTCCTGGGTCGTGACTGGACAACACGTTCTGAGTATTCTGATTCTATTGCTGCTCGTATTGATGCTCAAGTTAGAGCGATCGCCGAAGAGTGCTACGATAACGCTAAGAAAATTATCCGTGAACATCGCGGTGTTACAGACCGTTTGGTTGATTTGTTGATTGAAAAAGAAACCATTGACGGTGAAGAATTCCGTCAAATTGTTGCTGAGTACACTGTTGTTCCTGATAAGTCACAGTTTGTACCTCAACTGTAA